A stretch of the Balneola vulgaris DSM 17893 genome encodes the following:
- a CDS encoding ABC transporter permease, giving the protein MLQKILYNFDIAIEAIRRNKLRAMLTSLGIIFGVASVIAMLAIGTGAQQEVLKQMELLGTNNVIIQPVIEQEEGSVDDEQNVEDSKRFSPGLTLEDLASIKDVIPEIEYVSPEIIYETNFIRNARMRTGKLVGTNDDYFGINNFEFAAGSNFSETQISNSAPVAIIGYDVRSKFFAGEDPIGKKIKVGHLWLTVVGVLKKRELSTESIENLGIRNYNLDIYAPATTVLLRFKNRALLTKQDVSGGGGSVRVFGGGMMISSSSSSSGGGDANYNQLDKLIIRVSDTKYSVIVAEVLSRMLKRRHNDVVDFEIIVPEQLLQQEQRTKRIFNIVLSSIASISLIVGGIGIMNIMLASVVERYREIGVRMAVGAQKKDIELQFLTEALTISISGGVVGIILGMLFSFAIESTADIATIVTPISIFISFGVALLIGVVFGFFPAKRAAQQDPVHALRHE; this is encoded by the coding sequence GTGCTTCAAAAAATACTATACAATTTTGATATAGCTATCGAAGCTATTCGTAGGAACAAGCTACGAGCAATGTTGACTTCTCTTGGTATCATCTTCGGCGTAGCTTCGGTAATTGCCATGTTAGCCATTGGTACAGGCGCCCAGCAAGAGGTTCTGAAGCAAATGGAGTTATTGGGTACGAATAACGTGATTATTCAACCTGTGATTGAGCAAGAAGAAGGCAGCGTTGATGACGAACAAAATGTTGAAGATTCAAAGCGGTTTTCACCAGGTTTAACCCTTGAAGATCTTGCAAGTATTAAGGACGTAATCCCGGAAATCGAATATGTAAGTCCTGAAATTATATATGAGACGAATTTCATTCGAAATGCCAGAATGAGAACAGGAAAGTTAGTAGGTACAAACGACGACTACTTCGGAATTAATAACTTTGAGTTTGCAGCAGGAAGTAACTTTTCTGAAACACAGATTTCGAATTCAGCTCCAGTAGCTATTATCGGTTACGATGTTCGTTCTAAGTTTTTTGCAGGTGAAGATCCCATTGGTAAAAAAATTAAAGTGGGCCATTTATGGCTCACCGTGGTTGGCGTTTTAAAAAAGCGTGAACTTAGTACCGAGAGCATAGAAAACCTTGGAATACGTAATTACAACTTAGACATCTATGCACCTGCAACTACGGTTCTATTGCGTTTTAAAAACAGAGCACTATTAACCAAACAAGACGTTAGCGGTGGCGGCGGTAGTGTTCGCGTTTTTGGTGGAGGAATGATGATAAGTAGTAGCAGTTCTTCAAGCGGAGGTGGGGATGCTAATTACAATCAACTCGATAAACTGATTATTAGAGTAAGTGATACGAAATACAGTGTGATTGTAGCCGAAGTACTTTCCCGTATGCTAAAACGACGTCATAACGATGTGGTCGATTTCGAAATCATAGTTCCAGAGCAACTACTTCAGCAAGAACAACGAACCAAGAGAATATTCAATATTGTACTTTCCTCGATTGCGTCCATTTCACTGATTGTGGGAGGTATTGGTATCATGAATATTATGCTAGCCTCTGTTGTGGAACGTTATCGCGAAATTGGAGTCCGCATGGCGGTAGGGGCACAAAAGAAAGACATTGAACTACAGTTTTTAACCGAAGCACTTACCATAAGTATTTCTGGGGGCGTGGTTGGAATAATATTGGGGATGCTTTTTAGCTTCGCCATCGAAAGCACGGCTGACATCGCAACTATCGTAACTCCAATATCAATTTTTATATCATTTGGTGTAGCACTTTTAATCGGGGTCGTTTTCGGATTTTTCCCGGCTAAGCGCGCTGCTCAACAAGATCCAGTACACGCATTACGTCATGAATAA
- a CDS encoding efflux RND transporter periplasmic adaptor subunit — translation MQRKYILPIGLVLSVVILWFAFGGDKDETTELFTTPRKGEFIVEVTSTGELRAKNSTEIKGPQGAREFRINNIKIQRMIPEGTLVKEGDFVAELDRSQVLAKMQDAQLEVDQAQSQVTQAQLDSTLTLSQARDNLINLEYALEERQIAVDQSRYESPAVQRQAEIELDKAKRTLSQEKKNYITKVKQAEAKISEIEAELTKKKNELNKIRALMGEFTVYAPDQGMLIYKRNWNGSKVTVGEEISAWNPIVAELPDFTVMESLTYVNEIDIQKLKEGQDVIIGLDAVQGKILDGTVTSVANIGEQRPNSDSKVYEVIIEVAGTDSLLRPAMTTSNRIQVSKLNDVLSVPLETIHAVDSLSFVFVKDGLSAKMQQVELGLINENEAVIHRGITIDDRLYLSMPADTSGIQRSYLIEELSSSN, via the coding sequence ATGCAAAGAAAATATATCTTACCAATTGGGTTGGTTCTATCTGTAGTTATACTATGGTTTGCTTTTGGAGGCGACAAAGATGAAACCACTGAGTTATTCACCACACCACGAAAAGGGGAATTCATCGTTGAAGTAACTAGTACCGGTGAACTTCGCGCTAAAAACTCTACTGAAATTAAAGGTCCGCAAGGGGCACGAGAATTCAGGATTAACAACATAAAAATTCAGCGGATGATCCCAGAAGGAACTCTGGTTAAAGAGGGTGACTTTGTTGCTGAATTGGATCGTTCTCAGGTATTAGCAAAAATGCAGGATGCCCAACTTGAAGTAGATCAAGCCCAATCGCAGGTTACGCAAGCCCAATTAGATAGTACTCTAACACTATCACAAGCGAGAGATAACCTAATCAATTTAGAGTATGCCCTAGAAGAGCGTCAAATTGCAGTTGACCAATCGAGATATGAATCACCCGCTGTTCAAAGGCAAGCAGAAATAGAACTTGATAAGGCAAAACGAACGCTTAGCCAAGAAAAGAAGAATTACATCACCAAGGTAAAACAAGCTGAAGCTAAAATAAGTGAGATTGAAGCTGAGTTGACCAAAAAGAAAAATGAGCTCAATAAAATCCGTGCTTTAATGGGTGAGTTTACGGTATATGCCCCCGATCAAGGAATGTTGATTTACAAGCGGAACTGGAATGGCTCAAAAGTAACCGTTGGGGAAGAAATTAGTGCATGGAACCCAATTGTGGCTGAGCTACCAGATTTTACCGTAATGGAATCGCTTACCTATGTGAATGAAATTGATATTCAAAAGCTGAAAGAAGGCCAAGATGTAATCATCGGTTTAGATGCTGTTCAAGGTAAGATATTAGACGGTACAGTAACCAGCGTTGCCAATATTGGAGAACAACGTCCAAATTCTGATTCAAAAGTATATGAAGTAATCATTGAAGTAGCAGGAACCGATAGTTTATTACGTCCTGCAATGACCACCAGCAATCGTATTCAGGTTAGCAAACTCAATGATGTGCTTTCAGTACCACTCGAAACCATTCATGCAGTAGATTCACTGAGTTTCGTTTTTGTGAAAGATGGTTTAAGTGCAAAAATGCAGCAAGTTGAATTGGGTTTAATCAACGAAAATGAAGCCGTTATTCATCGTGGTATCACCATCGATGACAGACTTTATCTCTCAATGCCCGCCGACACCTCCGGCATTCAAAGGAGTTATTTGATAGAAGAGCTCAGCTCAAGTAACTAG
- the panD gene encoding aspartate 1-decarboxylase: protein MQITMFKSKLHQMVVTEANLMYEGSITIDQDLLDAADLLPYEKVQVVNITNGSRLETYTIPGERGSRICCLNGAAARLTQVGDRVIIISYAEMTPEEAKNHKPTVVVVDENNDPKQIVDETKYATEYDLKSGLLENDSNN, encoded by the coding sequence ATGCAAATAACCATGTTTAAATCCAAACTCCACCAAATGGTGGTTACCGAAGCCAACTTAATGTATGAAGGCAGCATCACAATCGACCAAGATTTATTGGATGCAGCAGACCTACTACCATACGAAAAAGTGCAAGTGGTGAATATCACTAACGGTTCACGTTTGGAGACATACACTATTCCTGGAGAGAGAGGAAGTCGTATTTGTTGCCTAAACGGCGCAGCGGCTAGGCTTACCCAAGTGGGCGATCGCGTAATTATTATTAGTTATGCCGAGATGACCCCAGAAGAAGCAAAAAACCACAAACCTACTGTTGTAGTTGTGGATGAAAATAACGACCCTAAGCAGATTGTTGACGAGACTAAATACGCCACTGAGTATGACCTCAAAAGTGGCCTTTTAGAAAACGACTCGAATAACTAA
- the panC gene encoding pantoate--beta-alanine ligase, whose amino-acid sequence MEIAKSIQEIRAQVAALKAEGKRVAFVPTMGALHEGHLSLIKMAHKHADAIVVSIYVNPEQFGPNEDFSTYPRTTESDLALCEKEDVAVVFLPDTETMYGSGKKFFSIEIEELNTYLDGGSRPGYFQGIALVVNKLFNIVQPDVAVFGQKDYQQFRIIEQMVIEFNHDIELLMAPIGRAEDGLALSSRNVYLSEQERVVAPSLYRALSYVEQQIKNGVFQPHLLLKHQQDELEAKGFKNDYLSVYSLDTLAPVQELEKGQRYVLAGAAYLGKTRLIDNLIFEI is encoded by the coding sequence ATGGAAATAGCAAAATCAATACAAGAAATACGTGCGCAAGTAGCTGCTTTAAAAGCTGAAGGTAAGCGTGTTGCCTTTGTTCCCACTATGGGCGCACTACATGAAGGGCATTTGTCGCTCATAAAGATGGCGCATAAGCATGCCGATGCCATCGTGGTTTCGATCTATGTGAACCCAGAGCAATTTGGGCCAAACGAAGACTTCAGTACCTATCCACGAACTACTGAATCAGATTTAGCTTTATGCGAAAAAGAAGATGTAGCCGTAGTATTTCTTCCCGATACTGAAACCATGTATGGCTCAGGTAAAAAGTTCTTCAGCATAGAAATTGAAGAGCTTAATACCTACTTAGATGGAGGAAGCCGCCCTGGTTATTTCCAAGGAATCGCTCTTGTAGTAAATAAGCTGTTTAACATTGTACAGCCTGATGTGGCGGTATTCGGCCAAAAAGATTACCAACAGTTCAGAATTATTGAACAGATGGTAATAGAGTTCAACCATGACATTGAGTTACTCATGGCTCCAATCGGAAGGGCAGAAGACGGATTGGCACTTAGTAGTAGGAATGTATACTTATCTGAGCAGGAGCGCGTTGTTGCTCCGAGTCTATATAGAGCGCTGAGTTATGTAGAGCAACAAATTAAGAATGGAGTGTTTCAGCCCCATTTATTGTTAAAACACCAACAAGATGAGCTAGAGGCAAAAGGCTTCAAAAATGATTATCTTTCCGTGTATTCGTTGGATACTTTGGCTCCGGTTCAAGAGTTAGAAAAAGGACAGCGCTATGTATTAGCTGGAGCAGCCTATTTAGGTAAAACAAGATTGATTGATAACTTAATATTTGAAATTTGA
- the sucB gene encoding 2-oxoglutarate dehydrogenase, E2 component, dihydrolipoamide succinyltransferase produces MAKVEVVMPQMGESVMEGTVIEWSKSVGDTVEVDETLLEIATDKVDSEVPSPESGVLVEILVEEGDTIEVGKPIAIIETDADAAGDASSAPAPDAKEEPKEEAPAQEAPTQEAPAASNNGGGDEGERIEVMMPQMGESVVEATVIGWNKSVGDTVEEDETLLEISTDKVDSEVPSPAAGTLVEILAEENDTIEVGQPIAIIATGNAAASGSSSSAPAPKKEESADNAGMTKEQVAASTPDQLMQQSNGAASGGSEPQRVGSDGRFFSPLVRSIAKEEGISQEELESINGSGQGGRVSKKDILGYVEDKKAGKVSAPASSGLSKPSSSAPKKSDGSISAGQLDIQAPSQDVEIIKMDRMRKMIAEHMVRSKQTSAHVTTFAEVDVTNLVKWRNANKNEFQKKTGNKLTFTPLFVEAIIKAMLEFPLINSSIDGDNILVKKDINFGLAVALGTGGEGGLIVPVIKKAQQMNLVGLADQVNEVATKARNKKLSPDDLVGGTITLTNYGSVGNIMGTPIINQPQVAIIGTGAIEKKPVVLETEAGDVIAIRQMMYLSMSYDHRIIDGAHGGAFLNRIKEILQDFDTSRSV; encoded by the coding sequence ATGGCTAAGGTAGAAGTGGTAATGCCCCAAATGGGCGAATCGGTAATGGAAGGAACAGTGATCGAATGGAGTAAATCTGTTGGTGACACTGTAGAAGTAGATGAAACTCTGCTCGAAATTGCTACCGATAAAGTAGACAGTGAAGTACCTTCACCTGAATCAGGCGTACTGGTTGAGATCCTTGTTGAAGAAGGAGACACCATTGAAGTAGGCAAGCCAATTGCTATCATCGAAACAGATGCTGACGCTGCTGGTGATGCAAGCTCTGCTCCTGCACCTGATGCCAAAGAAGAGCCAAAAGAAGAAGCTCCTGCACAAGAGGCTCCAACTCAAGAAGCACCTGCTGCTAGTAATAATGGTGGTGGCGATGAAGGCGAGCGTATCGAAGTGATGATGCCTCAAATGGGTGAGTCGGTTGTTGAAGCCACAGTAATTGGTTGGAATAAATCAGTTGGCGATACCGTAGAGGAAGACGAGACTTTATTGGAAATTTCTACCGACAAAGTAGATAGCGAAGTTCCTTCTCCAGCAGCAGGTACACTCGTTGAGATTTTAGCCGAAGAAAACGACACGATTGAAGTTGGGCAACCGATCGCGATTATCGCAACTGGAAACGCGGCGGCATCTGGAAGTTCATCATCTGCACCAGCACCAAAGAAAGAAGAAAGTGCTGACAATGCTGGAATGACAAAAGAGCAAGTAGCTGCTTCAACTCCAGATCAGTTGATGCAACAAAGTAATGGTGCGGCTTCAGGTGGATCTGAACCACAAAGAGTAGGAAGCGACGGACGTTTCTTCTCTCCTCTAGTTCGTTCTATTGCCAAAGAAGAAGGCATTAGCCAAGAAGAACTTGAGTCTATTAATGGTTCTGGCCAAGGCGGACGTGTTTCAAAGAAAGATATTTTAGGATACGTTGAGGATAAGAAAGCTGGCAAAGTATCTGCACCAGCTTCAAGCGGTTTAAGCAAACCAAGCAGTTCTGCTCCAAAAAAGAGCGATGGTTCTATCTCTGCTGGTCAACTAGATATCCAGGCTCCATCTCAAGATGTAGAAATCATCAAGATGGATCGAATGAGAAAGATGATTGCAGAGCACATGGTTCGCTCAAAGCAAACATCGGCTCATGTTACTACTTTTGCTGAAGTGGATGTAACAAACTTAGTGAAGTGGAGAAACGCGAATAAAAACGAATTCCAGAAAAAGACTGGCAACAAACTGACTTTCACTCCACTATTCGTTGAAGCGATTATCAAAGCGATGTTAGAGTTCCCATTAATCAATAGTTCTATTGATGGCGACAACATCTTAGTGAAGAAAGACATCAACTTTGGACTAGCCGTAGCACTTGGAACAGGTGGCGAAGGTGGACTTATCGTACCAGTTATCAAGAAAGCACAGCAAATGAATTTAGTTGGTCTTGCTGATCAAGTGAATGAAGTTGCTACCAAAGCTAGAAACAAAAAATTAAGCCCAGACGATTTAGTAGGTGGTACTATCACCTTAACGAACTACGGTAGTGTGGGTAACATCATGGGAACACCGATTATCAACCAGCCTCAAGTGGCTATTATTGGTACCGGTGCAATCGAGAAAAAACCAGTGGTATTGGAAACAGAAGCTGGTGATGTGATTGCGATTCGTCAAATGATGTACTTATCAATGAGTTATGACCACAGAATCATTGATGGTGCTCATGGTGGCGCGTTCCTAAACAGAATTAAAGAAATCCTTCAAGATTTCGATACTTCTAGATCAGTTTAA
- a CDS encoding trans-sulfuration enzyme family protein has translation MPSSKKRIETIAIHGSMNHDSASKSVVPAIEVSTNFVHSKEGHQEGELLYARHGNPNRIQLEKVLAELEGGVAAAAFSSGMAAIGVVFLALESGSHVILPEDVYHGTRKTMVEFGERWGLEYDFVDMRDLQLVQDHIRPNTKLIYVETPSNPLMHITDVEKVCYVAKEIGAKVCVDNTWPTPLNLNPIEYGADIVMHSTTKYLGGHSDILGGALIVAEEDQFFENVRKIQYGQGAVPSPQDSWLLTRSIRSFPYRMRAHNENGAKVADYLSTHPKVKELYYPGLKNHPGHDIARAQMRGFGGMISFLLDGNEKETLKVVASSKLIQRATSLGGVESLWEHRRSSEGTLSNSPENLIRISVGLEHPDDIISDIDQALAAIK, from the coding sequence ATGCCTAGTTCAAAAAAAAGAATAGAGACAATCGCCATTCATGGATCAATGAACCATGATTCAGCTTCAAAATCTGTGGTTCCAGCAATAGAAGTATCTACCAATTTTGTGCACTCGAAAGAGGGGCATCAAGAAGGTGAATTGCTGTATGCACGCCATGGTAATCCAAATAGAATACAGCTCGAAAAGGTATTAGCTGAATTAGAAGGAGGGGTAGCCGCGGCAGCATTTTCATCTGGTATGGCGGCAATTGGAGTTGTTTTCTTGGCATTAGAATCGGGTTCTCATGTAATTCTACCGGAGGATGTATATCACGGAACGCGAAAGACCATGGTTGAATTTGGCGAGCGTTGGGGATTAGAATACGACTTCGTAGATATGCGCGACCTACAGTTGGTGCAAGATCATATCCGCCCGAACACAAAGCTAATTTATGTTGAAACACCTTCTAACCCACTCATGCATATCACAGATGTGGAGAAAGTGTGCTATGTGGCAAAAGAAATAGGCGCTAAAGTATGTGTAGATAACACTTGGCCAACTCCTTTGAATTTGAACCCGATTGAGTATGGGGCAGATATCGTAATGCATTCAACCACTAAATATCTAGGTGGGCATAGCGACATTTTAGGAGGTGCGTTGATTGTAGCAGAAGAAGACCAGTTTTTTGAGAATGTTCGAAAGATACAATATGGCCAAGGAGCCGTGCCTTCACCTCAAGATTCGTGGCTACTTACAAGAAGCATCCGAAGTTTCCCATACAGAATGAGAGCTCATAATGAGAATGGGGCTAAAGTAGCTGATTATTTAAGCACTCATCCAAAAGTGAAAGAGCTTTACTACCCTGGATTAAAAAATCACCCAGGGCATGATATCGCGCGAGCACAAATGAGAGGCTTTGGAGGGATGATTTCATTTTTATTGGATGGCAATGAAAAAGAAACGCTAAAAGTAGTGGCTTCTTCTAAACTGATTCAGCGAGCTACAAGCCTTGGTGGAGTGGAAAGTTTATGGGAGCACCGGCGCTCAAGTGAAGGAACACTTTCAAATTCACCAGAGAATCTAATTCGTATTAGTGTAGGTCTAGAGCATCCAGATGATATCATTTCAGACATCGATCAAGCGCTCGCCGCTATTAAATGA
- a CDS encoding M48 family metallopeptidase: protein MNIYAVIILLAIAVDFFLDLISNFLNLKSLSKTLPDEFDGVYDEETYAKSQEYTKVNTRFGFITGAFDLAILLGFWFSGGFNVLDQWVRGFGFGELITGLCFMGVLMVAKMIIGLPFSIYSTFVIEERFGFNKTTPKTFVVDLLKGLLLGVLIGGPVLAAILAFFMYAGDLAWLYAWVALTLFTLVMQYVAPTWIMPLFNKFTPLEEGELRTAIEEYTQKVDFPLQGLFVIDGSKRSSKSNAFFTGFGKNKRVALYDTLIENHTTEELVAVLAHEIGHYKKKHIIKGMISGVLQSGVMLFVLSIFLQEPDLFEAFYMEEMSVYAGLIFFGMLYAPINMILSIFMQMSSRKHEYEADEYAAKTTGKPEDMISTLKKLSKDNLSNLTPHPFYVFLNYSHPPALERINALRKQTYA from the coding sequence ATGAATATTTACGCAGTTATTATCCTCTTGGCCATTGCGGTCGATTTTTTTCTAGATCTGATTTCAAACTTCTTAAACTTAAAGTCTTTATCGAAAACCCTTCCCGATGAGTTCGATGGAGTGTATGACGAGGAGACTTATGCAAAGTCGCAAGAATACACAAAGGTTAACACTCGCTTTGGTTTTATAACCGGAGCCTTCGATTTAGCAATCCTGTTGGGATTCTGGTTTAGTGGGGGCTTTAATGTGTTAGACCAATGGGTTAGGGGATTTGGTTTCGGTGAGCTAATTACGGGTTTGTGCTTCATGGGAGTGCTTATGGTGGCTAAAATGATTATTGGATTGCCATTTAGTATTTACTCCACTTTTGTAATTGAAGAGCGATTTGGCTTCAATAAAACTACACCAAAAACTTTCGTTGTTGACCTGCTTAAAGGATTGTTACTAGGAGTATTAATTGGTGGGCCTGTGCTCGCGGCAATTTTAGCCTTTTTTATGTATGCAGGGGACTTAGCATGGCTGTATGCATGGGTCGCTTTAACCTTATTTACGCTTGTAATGCAGTATGTGGCACCAACATGGATTATGCCATTGTTTAATAAGTTCACTCCACTTGAAGAAGGTGAGTTACGCACTGCGATAGAAGAATACACTCAAAAAGTAGACTTCCCACTTCAAGGTCTCTTTGTGATTGATGGCTCTAAACGATCAAGTAAGTCGAACGCATTTTTTACAGGTTTCGGAAAGAATAAAAGAGTGGCGTTGTATGATACCTTGATCGAGAATCACACCACTGAAGAGTTAGTGGCTGTATTGGCCCATGAAATAGGGCATTACAAAAAGAAGCATATCATAAAAGGGATGATTTCTGGAGTACTTCAGTCGGGAGTAATGCTGTTTGTGCTGTCCATCTTTTTGCAAGAACCCGATTTGTTTGAAGCTTTTTATATGGAAGAGATGTCGGTGTATGCAGGTCTCATCTTTTTTGGAATGCTCTATGCGCCTATCAATATGATACTTTCCATTTTTATGCAGATGTCATCTCGTAAGCACGAATATGAGGCCGATGAGTATGCTGCAAAAACAACGGGAAAACCAGAGGATATGATTTCGACCCTAAAGAAATTATCGAAGGATAATTTATCGAATCTGACTCCGCATCCTTTTTATGTATTTTTAAATTATTCGCACCCTCCAGCATTGGAGAGAATCAACGCATTAAGAAAACAGACCTATGCCTAG
- a CDS encoding DUF6122 family protein, with protein MMLHIALHFICPILIALVFYRSVWKKASSWMIATMLIDLDHLLASPIYDPNRCSINFHPLHQYEMIAVYAVLFLASSFLLWKKTKENGIKKNSRYLQWISLGLLIHMALDASDCWF; from the coding sequence ATGATGCTTCACATTGCACTTCATTTTATTTGCCCGATTCTTATAGCTTTGGTTTTCTATCGATCTGTATGGAAGAAAGCCAGTTCGTGGATGATTGCTACTATGCTGATAGATCTAGATCATTTGCTAGCATCACCTATTTATGATCCGAATCGATGTTCCATAAATTTCCATCCCCTGCATCAATATGAAATGATTGCGGTGTATGCAGTACTATTTTTGGCTTCAAGCTTTCTGCTGTGGAAGAAGACTAAAGAGAATGGCATCAAGAAAAATAGCCGTTACCTTCAATGGATTAGTTTAGGCTTGCTTATACATATGGCATTAGACGCCAGCGATTGTTGGTTTTAA
- a CDS encoding ring-cleaving dioxygenase produces the protein MTHKKGLHHISVLAGDPKANADFYVNKLGMRMVKRSVNQDDPTTYHLFYGNEAAQPGSSLTFFPWPRAHKGSTGSGEAVNVAFQVPLKSAEYWEKYLPTIGVDEFKEVTIFGKDGIRFEDPDGLELDLIFDGDAKAKESTYESSVPHEHAIQGFYSTRLNYTNPDETVGIIRDVLGFKEVQSHNDLTLFETDANIGSQLIIEQSDEAPGRGGRGIVHHVAFRAKDEEELAKMREQVLTAGLQPTEVIDRHWFKSVYFREPNGSLFELATDGPGYAVDEDPEHLGEHLILPPWLEPRRALIENTLPKLDID, from the coding sequence ATGACACACAAAAAAGGACTCCACCACATTAGCGTATTAGCAGGCGACCCTAAAGCCAATGCCGACTTTTATGTAAATAAATTGGGCATGAGAATGGTAAAAAGATCGGTGAATCAAGATGATCCAACTACCTATCATTTGTTTTATGGAAATGAAGCTGCACAACCTGGTTCAAGCTTAACGTTTTTCCCTTGGCCAAGAGCTCATAAAGGAAGCACGGGTTCGGGTGAAGCTGTGAATGTGGCCTTTCAAGTTCCGTTAAAATCTGCCGAATATTGGGAAAAGTATTTACCAACAATTGGTGTAGATGAGTTTAAAGAAGTTACCATTTTCGGTAAGGACGGCATTCGTTTTGAAGACCCAGATGGGCTAGAACTCGACCTAATATTTGACGGGGATGCTAAAGCCAAAGAAAGTACGTATGAGAGTTCGGTTCCTCACGAACATGCAATTCAAGGGTTTTATTCAACGCGATTGAACTATACCAACCCAGACGAAACCGTGGGCATCATCCGAGATGTATTAGGCTTCAAAGAAGTGCAGTCACATAACGATTTAACTTTGTTCGAAACGGATGCCAATATTGGCAGTCAACTTATTATTGAGCAATCTGATGAGGCACCCGGCCGTGGTGGACGAGGAATTGTACATCATGTAGCATTTCGTGCCAAAGACGAAGAAGAGTTAGCCAAAATGAGAGAGCAAGTACTCACTGCAGGGCTACAACCAACAGAAGTGATCGACCGACATTGGTTTAAATCTGTGTATTTCAGAGAGCCTAATGGTTCATTATTTGAACTTGCTACGGATGGTCCTGGCTATGCTGTGGATGAAGACCCAGAACATTTAGGGGAGCACCTAATTCTACCACCATGGTTAGAACCGCGCAGAGCGTTAATCGAGAATACATTACCCAAACTTGATATTGATTAA
- a CDS encoding alpha/beta hydrolase, with amino-acid sequence MSFFRANISEPFDGPHQEQAIARAGTNIEEANRAMIMIHGRGASAESIVTLSEHFKHTEDMAFVAPQASGHTWYPFSFLAPPAQNQPGINSGLQAIHNLVNELNEEGISNTHIYILGFSQGACLASEYVARHPDKFGGLFALSGGLIGDSINIDRYEGDLQNTPIFLGCSDVDPHIPKARVDETEVVLQSLNGDVTKKIYSGMGHLVNEDEINEINRILSATL; translated from the coding sequence ATGAGTTTCTTTAGAGCAAACATCTCCGAGCCTTTTGATGGCCCTCATCAAGAACAAGCCATTGCCCGTGCTGGCACAAACATAGAAGAAGCAAATCGAGCCATGATTATGATTCATGGCCGAGGGGCTTCGGCTGAGAGCATCGTCACTTTATCCGAGCATTTCAAGCATACTGAGGATATGGCTTTTGTTGCCCCTCAAGCATCGGGACACACATGGTATCCATTTTCTTTTTTAGCACCACCTGCTCAAAATCAGCCCGGTATAAATTCTGGGTTACAAGCCATTCATAATCTTGTGAACGAGCTGAATGAAGAGGGGATTTCTAATACACACATATACATACTTGGGTTTTCACAAGGGGCTTGTTTAGCCTCAGAGTATGTTGCTCGCCACCCTGATAAATTTGGAGGATTATTCGCCCTTTCAGGTGGACTAATAGGCGACTCCATAAACATAGACCGTTATGAAGGGGACCTTCAAAACACCCCTATATTTTTAGGCTGTAGTGATGTAGATCCGCATATTCCTAAAGCACGTGTTGATGAAACGGAAGTCGTGTTACAATCTCTAAATGGCGATGTAACTAAAAAGATTTATAGCGGCATGGGGCATTTAGTAAACGAAGATGAAATTAATGAGATAAATCGGATATTGAGTGCTACTTTATAA